From one Anopheles bellator chromosome 1, idAnoBellAS_SP24_06.2, whole genome shotgun sequence genomic stretch:
- the LOC131215936 gene encoding G-box-binding factor-like, giving the protein LKTGGGGGPTVGSRGNDGGHCYLDDNSNQIVIVEADNGTGSTNLTTHKPLQQQQLHGHHNHHYHLQQLQQQQHISSQLLHPFYNQQQHHHHHHQLQRQQQQQQQQHLPSSNSNNSNHGYSSQPTSPYHNHNSNSSEAKHLSAGHSPSPSLNGGGITVDAQSQQSIAATSMPPHY; this is encoded by the coding sequence CTAAagactggcggcggcggcggccctaCTGTTGGTTCCCGTGGTAACGATGGTGGCCATTGCTATCTGGATGATAACTCGAACCAGATCGTGATAGTTGAGGCAGACAATGGCACTGGGAGCACCAACCTGACCACACACAAGCCtctccagcaacaacagcttcACGGTCACCACAACCATCATTACCATTTGCAGCAactccagcaacagcaacacattTCGTCGCAACTGTTGCATCCTTTCTataaccagcagcagcaccaccatcatcatcatcaactccaacgccagcagcagcagcaacagcaacagcatctgcccagcagcaacagcaacaacagtaaCCATGGCTACTCCAGCCAACCCACGTCGCCATATCACAATCATAATAGTAACAGCAGTGAAGCGAAGCACCTGTCCGCGGGACACTCCCCGTCACCCTCGCTGAATGGCGGCGGTATCACAGTGGATGCTCAATCACAACAGTCCATCGCCGCCACCTCTATGCCACCACACTACTAA
- the LOC131208246 gene encoding myocyte-specific enhancer factor 2 has translation MGRKKIQISRITDERNRQVTFNKRKFGVMKKAYELSVLCDCEIALIIFSSSNKLYQYASTDMDKVLLKYTEYNEPHESLTNKNIIELQVNAQKENKNGTMSPDSPEPEDSYNLTPRTEAKYNKMDEDFQIMMQRNQQLSASVAGSGGGGGGAGGGGGGGRSSMATNSYTLPVSVPVSVPVIGTYNDSMLQSSPQMAHNSISPRPSSSETDSIYPSGGILEMSNGYPHSASPLGGSPSPGPSPGIGAHQAHNNNNNNNTHNTHNKKFHFDNAVQTIKQSPSGGSGSSGSRSTNLRVVIPTPMNPTVSADDISYVEHTARQQTNLNTPVVALQTPIPGLTNYTTTLGSFGAQDFSLNSDIMIGPWGATSNHSQNTSAAAAAAAMGSLQHSRILFSGLPHLAVSNSTPPPSTSPLSVKIKAEPISPPREHHSNASHHHGSGIPGGGGGGGTNGATGAAGSANGPASSGVNSAPNQPSSQHTNGNNAQQLSSMGGNVVVSGGGTAGGSLGANLNHTHMIHSRPSSTGHLTPTPDSYMPIGGHLAGSATPTNAPSPVDIRHLSTGGSHLPEYDAPSAQAHKRPRISEGWAT, from the exons ATGGGACGGAAAAAGATACAGATTTCCCGGATAACGGATGAACGGAACCGGCAG GTGACGTTTAACAAGCGCAAATTTGGGGTGATGAAAAAGGCGTACGAACTGTCGGTGCTGTGTGACTGCGAGATCGCGCTGATcatcttcagcagcagcaacaagctGTACCAGTACGCCAGCACGGATATGGACAAAGTGCTGCTAAAATATACCGAGTACAACGAGCCGCACGAGTCGCTGACGAACAAGAACATCATTGAG TTGCAGGTGAACGCGCAGAAAGAgaacaaaaatggcaccatgTCGCCGGactcgccggaaccggaggatAGCTACAATCTCACACCGCGCACGGAGGCAAAGTACAACAAAATGGATGAAGACTTCCAGATCATGATGCAGCGCAACCAGCAGCTGTCGGCCAGTGTTGCCggtagcggtggtggcggcggcggcgctggcggtggcggtggcggagggcGTTCGAGCATGGCCACCAACAGCTACACGCTGCCGGTGTCCGTGCCCgtgtcggtgccggtgatcgGAACGTACAACGACTCGATGCTCCAGAGCAGCCCGCAGATGGCACACAATAGTATTAGTCCCCGGCCGTCCAGCTCGGAAACCGATTCGA TCTATCCCTCTGGCGGCATCCTGGAAATGTCCAACGGATACCCCCATTCGGCGTCACCCCTTGGCGGATCGCCGAGCCCCGGACCGAGTCCAGGTATAGGAGCTCATCAGGcacacaataataataacaacaataacaccCATAACACCCATAACAAAA AGTTCCATTTTGATAACGCAGTCCAAACGATAAAGCAAAGCCCATCGGGCGGTAGCGGAAGCTCCGGCTCACGGTCGACCAATCTGCGAGTAGTCATCCCGACGCCCATGAACCCGACCGTCAGTGCGGACGACATTTCTTACGTAGAG CACACGGCCCGGCAACAGACGAATTTAAACACACCGGTAGTGGCGCTGCAGACACCGATTCCGGGACTGACGAACTACACGACCACGCTCGGGTCGTTCGGGGCGCAGGACTTTTCGCTCAACTCCGACATCATGATCGGCCCGTGGGGCGCCACGTCCAACCACAGCCAAAACACgtcggccgcagcagccgcggccgccatGGGCAGCTTGCAGCACTCTAG AATACTTTTCAGCGGTTTGCCCCATCTAGCCGTGTCCAACAGTACGCCACCTCCCTCGACTTCGCCCCTGTCGGTGAAAATTAAGGCGGAACCGATCTCACCGCCGCGGGAGCACCACAGCAACGCGTCGCATCACCACGGGTCCGGCatacccggtggtggcggcggtggcggaaccaATGGTGCTACCGGGGCGGCAGGCAGTGCGAATGGACCAGCGAGCAGTGGCGTGAACAGCGCACCCAACCAGCCAAGCAGCCAGCATACGAACGGAAACAATGCACAGCAACTAAGCTCGATGGGCGGCAACGTGGTGGTCAGCGGAGGCGGTACGGCCGGGGGTTCGTTAGGCGCCAACCTCAACCACACCCATATGATACACTCGAGACCTTCCTCGACCGGCCACCTAACACCGACACCTG ACTCCTATATGCCTATCGGGGGGCATCTGGCAGGTTCCGCGACGCCAACCAACGCACCGTCGCCGGTCGATATCAGGCATCTCAGCACCGGTGGCAGCCATCTACCCGAGTACGACGCTCCGTCCGCCCAGGCGCATAAAAGACCAAGAATATCGGAGGGTTGGGCGACATAG